In Wolinella succinogenes DSM 1740, a single genomic region encodes these proteins:
- a CDS encoding TolC family protein — MKRGARELCWALLLSGGLHAASLEAERYLSPLKLESLELLKEQNEEDSQKLLWQWVNPLNLTYSESRNYDYSPSTRTKSYAIGVNQPIFKSGAIYHSIRYAKSSKRYGEAEISLKERELIVKALNALFTLQKLDREIQKQKLLVENAAIDVERKKEQFQAGFVDSGTLDNAILDKNQAEIRALELEDSRLEALKNLSDVSEIRDYRTIELPRFYWIDKESYLAQNLELERLRWDEERQGAKYKETVASFLPQISLQADYYHQHNQNTRLLSDGWNDYKTAGVVLSIPFFDLTMSHQVQSAKINHLKASLERADAKRSEENLYERQKAKLNILGERKRNASEDLKLYNSLLQDSIDRSAVGDLTEYDVKTMQNSKRSREMDIQIYELEEQILFLDLYAKIPEAS, encoded by the coding sequence ATGAAAAGAGGGGCGAGGGAGCTCTGCTGGGCACTTCTTTTAAGCGGTGGATTGCACGCCGCCTCTTTGGAGGCAGAGCGCTACTTAAGCCCGCTAAAACTAGAGAGTCTAGAGCTTTTAAAGGAACAGAATGAAGAGGATAGCCAGAAGCTCCTTTGGCAATGGGTGAATCCTCTCAATCTCACCTACAGTGAAAGCCGAAACTACGACTACTCGCCCTCCACTCGCACCAAAAGCTATGCTATTGGAGTGAATCAGCCTATTTTTAAAAGCGGAGCGATCTATCACAGTATTCGCTATGCCAAGAGCTCAAAGAGATATGGAGAGGCAGAGATTAGCCTTAAGGAAAGAGAGCTCATTGTTAAGGCCCTCAATGCGCTTTTCACACTTCAAAAACTAGATCGCGAGATTCAAAAGCAGAAGCTTCTTGTTGAAAACGCCGCGATTGATGTGGAGCGCAAAAAAGAGCAGTTTCAGGCAGGATTTGTAGATAGTGGGACGCTTGATAATGCAATTTTGGATAAGAATCAAGCCGAAATCAGGGCATTGGAGCTAGAAGATAGTCGCCTTGAGGCGTTAAAAAATCTATCGGATGTAAGTGAAATTAGAGATTATCGCACCATCGAACTTCCCCGTTTTTACTGGATCGACAAAGAATCATACCTCGCCCAAAACCTTGAGCTTGAGCGTCTGAGATGGGATGAAGAGCGTCAAGGAGCGAAATACAAAGAGACAGTCGCCTCTTTTTTGCCTCAAATCTCGCTTCAAGCGGACTACTATCATCAGCACAATCAAAATACCCGACTTCTATCGGATGGCTGGAATGATTATAAAACCGCAGGGGTGGTGCTCTCGATTCCCTTTTTTGATTTGACGATGAGTCATCAGGTGCAAAGCGCCAAGATTAACCATCTCAAAGCCTCACTAGAGCGCGCAGATGCAAAGAGGAGTGAGGAGAATCTTTATGAGCGCCAAAAGGCCAAACTGAACATTCTGGGAGAGCGAAAGAGAAACGCTAGCGAGGATTTAAAGCTCTATAATTCTCTTCTTCAAGACAGTATTGATCGCAGTGCGGTGGGTGATCTCACGGAGTATGATGTGAAGACGATGCAAAACTCAAAACGCTCCAGAGAGATGGATATTCAAATCTATGAGCTTGAGGAGCAGATACTCTTTTTGGACCTTTACGCCAAGATTCCGGAGGCCTCTTGA
- a CDS encoding SAM-dependent methyltransferase: MRPFGEVMQEWLYGESGYYRHAKVGRAGDFYTSVSIGRYFGSTIGNGLARFLEEGEASFVEIGASRGELISDAALFLRRFFPEKIPLCRWVIIEPLEELRALQRQHWEERIGGALPLEIFPSLEAFRCSRAFFVANELLDAFPCELFWEGKQGFVNPSGEVVFLEAEEWLKERALKAGVSKGELALGVEELVSSLFKSASSWSFLTFDYGQDFPRNDFSIRLYQNHQPFNFADFKGDIRPFFAQSDITSDVNFEEVSRYFKEQGAQRIYFNRQNRALLEMGLVEVVEKWNSELSGEAYAKEMLSVRPLLDPSLLGERFKCACFATDERLCSKLFWGL, translated from the coding sequence TTGAGGCCTTTTGGCGAGGTGATGCAAGAGTGGCTCTATGGGGAGAGCGGGTATTATCGCCACGCCAAAGTAGGTAGGGCGGGAGACTTTTATACCTCTGTCTCGATAGGGCGATACTTTGGAAGCACCATCGGGAATGGATTGGCTCGATTCTTAGAAGAGGGCGAGGCGAGCTTTGTGGAGATTGGCGCCTCCAGGGGGGAGCTAATCAGCGATGCGGCGCTTTTTTTGCGGCGCTTTTTTCCCGAAAAGATTCCTCTTTGTCGCTGGGTGATCATAGAGCCTTTGGAGGAGTTGCGTGCCCTGCAACGCCAGCATTGGGAGGAGAGGATCGGCGGGGCATTGCCCTTGGAGATTTTTCCCTCCTTGGAGGCGTTTAGGTGCTCTAGGGCTTTTTTTGTGGCCAATGAGCTTTTGGATGCTTTTCCGTGCGAGCTCTTTTGGGAGGGGAAGCAAGGATTTGTGAATCCTAGCGGCGAGGTGGTTTTTTTGGAGGCAGAGGAGTGGCTCAAAGAGCGCGCTCTGAAGGCTGGAGTGAGCAAAGGAGAGCTGGCTTTAGGGGTGGAAGAGCTAGTCTCTTCACTCTTTAAGTCTGCCTCTTCGTGGAGTTTTTTGACCTTTGATTATGGGCAGGATTTCCCTAGAAATGACTTCTCGATTCGACTCTATCAGAATCACCAGCCCTTTAACTTCGCCGACTTTAAGGGGGATATTCGACCCTTTTTTGCCCAGAGCGATATCACAAGCGATGTTAATTTTGAAGAGGTTTCGCGATATTTTAAAGAGCAAGGGGCTCAAAGAATCTACTTCAATCGTCAAAATCGAGCGCTTCTAGAGATGGGCTTGGTGGAGGTGGTGGAGAAGTGGAATAGTGAACTAAGCGGCGAAGCCTACGCCAAGGAGATGCTTAGTGTGCGGCCATTGCTTGATCCAAGTCTGCTTGGGGAGCGCTTCAAGTGTGCATGTTTTGCCACAGATGAGAGGCTTTGCTCGAAGCTTTTTTGGGGGCTTTAA
- a CDS encoding sensor histidine kinase, whose amino-acid sequence MLSQRSIKGEYAKQLAFSSVALIAVFSFILYAYIKSSLYGELKEELITEATYVTSSGTKYPIGTQINAYSIASLRAGEITILITSAPKRESGVVFREFKDSEKSYFQIQYPYDKHENSYVSITKDVSGIHKLLSMILNSIMIINFGGLILIQIYAFTLSKILSKPILELSNTLAKMNENMLKPLEMEKIPEEFTPLGQSLNSLIARLQRYMLYQKELFIGVAHELKTPLAVMKTKCEVVLIKPRETEKYVETLKSNIQSINEMNSMIKSVLDIGRQEGAQFEKSEDLDIMAFLRNIGENFLLLAREEKKFLILDLKPESLMVHLQPTLLTQIIQNFLQNALKFTPEGKSVLFRSAIFYKTKLRIEVIDEGCGLDGSIDIFAPFKRSGNKSGAGLGLFLAKSAADALNGTIKLENRIDSQGTVATLELDLRELEVVKAPKKASSKASHLWQNMHT is encoded by the coding sequence TTGCTATCCCAAAGGAGTATAAAGGGCGAATACGCTAAACAGCTCGCCTTCTCTTCCGTCGCGCTTATTGCGGTATTCTCTTTTATTCTTTATGCCTACATCAAGAGCTCGCTCTATGGCGAGCTCAAAGAGGAGCTCATCACTGAGGCGACTTATGTGACGAGCTCAGGCACTAAATATCCCATCGGAACTCAAATTAACGCCTACAGCATCGCCTCCTTGAGAGCGGGAGAGATCACGATTCTTATCACTTCAGCCCCCAAACGCGAGAGCGGTGTGGTTTTTAGAGAGTTCAAAGATAGCGAAAAAAGCTATTTTCAAATTCAATATCCCTATGACAAACATGAAAACAGTTATGTCTCCATCACCAAGGATGTGAGCGGGATTCACAAGCTTCTTAGCATGATTCTCAATAGCATCATGATCATCAATTTTGGGGGGCTTATTCTCATTCAAATCTACGCCTTCACCCTCTCTAAAATCCTCTCCAAGCCCATCCTAGAGCTCTCCAACACGCTTGCAAAAATGAACGAAAATATGCTAAAACCCCTAGAGATGGAGAAGATTCCTGAGGAGTTCACTCCTCTTGGGCAGTCGCTCAATAGCCTCATCGCTCGCCTTCAGCGCTATATGCTCTACCAAAAGGAGCTCTTTATCGGAGTGGCGCACGAGCTCAAAACCCCCTTAGCGGTGATGAAGACCAAGTGCGAAGTGGTGCTCATCAAGCCGCGTGAAACTGAAAAATATGTTGAAACTCTCAAAAGCAACATCCAAAGCATCAACGAGATGAACAGCATGATCAAAAGCGTGCTTGACATCGGTCGTCAAGAGGGGGCTCAATTTGAGAAGAGTGAAGACCTCGATATCATGGCTTTCTTGCGAAATATTGGTGAAAATTTTTTGCTTTTGGCGCGAGAAGAGAAGAAATTTTTGATTCTTGACCTCAAACCTGAGTCGCTGATGGTGCATCTCCAGCCCACGCTTTTGACGCAGATCATCCAAAACTTCCTCCAAAATGCGCTCAAATTTACTCCTGAGGGGAAAAGTGTCCTTTTTAGAAGCGCAATTTTTTACAAAACCAAGCTCAGAATCGAGGTGATTGATGAGGGGTGTGGGCTAGATGGAAGCATCGATATCTTTGCGCCTTTCAAACGCTCAGGCAACAAAAGTGGCGCAGGCCTTGGACTTTTCCTCGCCAAGAGTGCCGCAGACGCACTCAATGGAACCATCAAGCTTGAAAACCGTATCGATTCTCAAGGGACGGTTGCCACTTTGGAGCTCGATCTTAGAGAGCTGGAGGTGGTTAAAGCCCCCAAAAAAGCTTCGAGCAAAGCCTCTCATCTGTGGCAAAACATGCACACTTGA
- the hsrA gene encoding homeostatic response regulator transcription factor HsrA: MRILIIEDEITLNKTLAEGLNEFNYQTDVAENLKDGEYYISIRNYDLVLTDWMLPDGSGLDIISQVKSKSPRTAVVILSARDDKESEIEALRGGADDFIAKPFDFDVLVARIEARLRFGGTNLIEIEDLIINPDEEKITYKGQEIELKGKPFEVLTHLARHRDQIVSKEQLLDAIWEEPELVTPNVIEVAINQIRQKMDKPLNISTIETVRRRGYRFCYPKGV, translated from the coding sequence ATGCGAATCCTCATCATTGAAGATGAAATCACCCTCAATAAAACCCTTGCCGAAGGCCTCAACGAATTTAACTACCAAACCGATGTCGCCGAGAATCTCAAAGATGGCGAATACTATATCAGCATTCGAAACTACGATCTGGTCTTGACTGACTGGATGCTTCCTGATGGTAGCGGGCTAGATATTATTAGTCAAGTCAAGAGCAAGTCTCCTCGCACGGCCGTAGTGATTCTCTCAGCGCGCGATGACAAAGAGAGCGAAATTGAAGCATTGCGTGGAGGCGCGGACGACTTTATCGCCAAGCCTTTTGACTTTGATGTATTGGTTGCAAGAATCGAAGCTAGATTACGATTCGGTGGCACCAATCTCATCGAAATCGAAGACCTCATCATCAACCCTGACGAAGAGAAGATCACCTATAAAGGCCAAGAGATTGAGCTTAAGGGCAAGCCTTTTGAAGTGCTCACCCACCTAGCGCGTCATCGCGATCAGATCGTTTCCAAAGAGCAACTCCTTGACGCAATTTGGGAAGAGCCAGAGCTCGTCACCCCCAACGTCATTGAAGTGGCCATCAACCAAATCCGCCAAAAAATGGATAAACCCCTCAATATCTCCACGATTGAAACCGTTCGCAGACGAGGCTATCGATTTTGCTATCCCAAAGGAGTATAA
- a CDS encoding helix-turn-helix transcriptional regulator, with translation MDLNEIIEKLKDILSEEKEGQKVLDRDVALALHIHPQSFACMKSRQKIPYEEILAFCAKRKISANWLFYNQAPESLIDTTNQYCYIRYFSQVHASAGGGAFNDTEACERIKLDAFWVERLGGEKEIKQIEAIAVTGDSMEPTLEDGDLIFIHRQKRQISKGGIFVIQTPHGIFVKRLQERLDGGVDILSDNSLYPTQTLERDGIEVIGRVVGALKNLE, from the coding sequence ATGGATTTAAATGAGATCATTGAAAAGCTCAAAGATATTCTCTCAGAAGAGAAGGAGGGGCAGAAAGTCTTGGATCGCGATGTAGCCCTAGCACTTCATATCCACCCCCAAAGCTTTGCCTGCATGAAGAGTCGTCAAAAGATTCCCTATGAAGAGATTCTCGCCTTTTGTGCTAAGCGAAAAATCTCTGCCAACTGGCTCTTTTACAATCAAGCCCCCGAAAGCCTCATTGATACCACCAATCAATATTGCTACATTCGCTATTTTTCACAAGTCCATGCCTCCGCAGGGGGCGGAGCCTTCAATGACACCGAAGCTTGTGAAAGAATCAAACTGGATGCTTTTTGGGTGGAGCGCTTAGGGGGCGAAAAAGAGATTAAGCAGATCGAGGCGATCGCTGTCACGGGCGATTCCATGGAGCCCACACTAGAGGATGGCGATCTCATTTTTATTCATCGCCAAAAAAGACAAATCTCCAAAGGGGGAATCTTTGTCATTCAAACCCCTCATGGAATCTTTGTGAAGCGTCTTCAAGAGCGTCTTGATGGCGGGGTTGATATCCTCTCAGACAACTCCCTCTACCCCACGCAAACCTTAGAGCGAGATGGAATCGAGGTCATTGGCAGAGTCGTAGGGGCACTCAAAAATCTTGAGTGA
- the groL gene encoding chaperonin GroEL (60 kDa chaperone family; promotes refolding of misfolded polypeptides especially under stressful conditions; forms two stacked rings of heptamers to form a barrel-shaped 14mer; ends can be capped by GroES; misfolded proteins enter the barrel where they are refolded when GroES binds) yields the protein MASKEINFSDSARNKLYEGVRQLADAVKVTMGPRGRNVLIQKSFGAPSITKDGVSVAKEIELADAISNMGAQLVKEVASKTADAAGDGTTTATVLAHGIFKEGLRNITAGANPIEVKRGMDKATAAIIDELKKLSKKVNDKKEIAQVATISANSDENIGSLIAEAMEKVGKDGVITVEEAKGINDELNVVEGMQFDRGYLSPYFVTNSDKMEAVLENPYILLTDKKITSMKDILPLLEGTMKSGRPLLIVAEDIEGEALTTLVVNKLRGVLNVAAVKAPGFGDRRKEMLKDIATLTGGSVISEEIGKTLESATIADLGQAARVVIDKDNSTIVDGKGSKDEVNARVAQIRTQIEATTSDYDREKLQERLAKLSGGVAVIKVGAASEVEMKEKKDRVDDALSATKAAVEEGIVIGGGAALIRAAAKVKLELSGDEKIGYEIIKRAISAPLKQIAQNAGFDAGVVANNVEQNGNENFGFNAANGEYVDMFAEGIIDPLKVARIALQNAVSVSSLLLTTEATISEIKEDKPAMPDMSGMGGMGGMGGMM from the coding sequence ATGGCATCTAAGGAAATTAACTTCTCTGACAGCGCACGCAACAAGCTTTATGAAGGCGTTCGACAACTCGCTGATGCGGTCAAAGTGACCATGGGACCAAGAGGACGAAATGTCCTTATCCAAAAAAGCTTTGGTGCTCCCTCTATCACCAAAGATGGCGTCTCTGTTGCCAAAGAGATTGAGCTAGCCGATGCGATCAGCAACATGGGGGCTCAACTCGTCAAAGAGGTAGCAAGCAAAACCGCAGACGCCGCAGGTGATGGAACCACCACAGCGACCGTTTTGGCTCATGGAATCTTCAAAGAGGGCTTGCGCAACATCACCGCGGGCGCGAATCCTATCGAAGTCAAAAGAGGAATGGACAAAGCCACCGCTGCAATCATTGATGAGCTAAAGAAACTCTCCAAGAAAGTTAATGACAAAAAAGAGATTGCACAAGTGGCTACCATCTCCGCCAACTCTGATGAAAACATCGGTAGTCTCATCGCTGAAGCTATGGAAAAAGTAGGCAAAGATGGTGTTATCACCGTTGAAGAGGCCAAAGGAATCAACGATGAACTCAATGTGGTTGAGGGAATGCAGTTTGATCGAGGCTACCTCTCTCCCTATTTTGTAACCAACAGCGACAAGATGGAGGCCGTCCTAGAAAATCCTTATATCCTGCTCACAGACAAGAAAATCACCTCCATGAAAGATATTCTTCCCCTTCTTGAGGGCACCATGAAGAGCGGCAGACCTCTTCTTATCGTGGCTGAAGATATTGAAGGTGAAGCTCTCACCACGCTTGTGGTCAACAAACTTCGAGGCGTCCTCAATGTGGCCGCGGTTAAAGCCCCTGGTTTTGGCGATCGAAGAAAAGAGATGCTCAAAGACATTGCTACCCTCACAGGTGGAAGCGTCATCAGCGAAGAGATTGGCAAAACCCTTGAGAGCGCAACTATCGCTGATCTAGGCCAAGCCGCTAGAGTGGTAATCGACAAAGACAACTCTACTATCGTGGATGGAAAAGGCTCCAAGGATGAAGTGAACGCTCGCGTGGCTCAAATCCGAACCCAAATCGAAGCCACCACTTCTGATTATGACCGAGAGAAACTCCAAGAGCGATTGGCCAAGCTAAGCGGCGGTGTCGCAGTCATCAAAGTGGGTGCAGCTAGCGAAGTGGAGATGAAAGAGAAAAAAGATCGCGTGGATGACGCCCTCTCTGCAACCAAAGCAGCTGTCGAAGAAGGAATTGTTATCGGCGGGGGCGCAGCCCTCATTCGAGCCGCTGCTAAAGTGAAACTAGAGCTAAGCGGTGATGAGAAAATCGGCTATGAGATCATCAAACGCGCCATCTCTGCTCCCTTGAAGCAAATCGCTCAAAACGCTGGTTTTGACGCAGGTGTCGTTGCAAACAATGTAGAGCAAAACGGCAATGAAAACTTTGGCTTCAACGCCGCCAATGGAGAGTATGTCGATATGTTCGCCGAGGGAATCATTGACCCCCTCAAAGTCGCGAGAATCGCCCTCCAAAACGCTGTCTCAGTCTCTAGCTTGCTCCTCACTACCGAAGCAACTATCAGTGAGATTAAAGAAGACAAACCTGCTATGCCCGACATGAGTGGCATGGGTGGGATGGGAGGCATGGGCGGGATGATGTAA
- the groES gene encoding co-chaperone GroES, translated as MNFKPLGQRVLVERLEEDTKTASGIIIPDNAKEKPLMGTVKALSEEVAKEGLLKAGSQVVFAKYSGTDVKLEGKEYLILKVEDLLGTIE; from the coding sequence ATGAATTTCAAACCACTAGGTCAACGAGTTCTAGTCGAGAGGCTTGAAGAGGACACCAAAACGGCGTCTGGCATCATTATTCCCGACAACGCCAAAGAGAAGCCTCTCATGGGTACAGTCAAAGCTCTCAGCGAAGAGGTCGCTAAAGAGGGTCTCCTCAAAGCAGGCAGCCAAGTCGTTTTCGCTAAATATTCAGGAACTGACGTCAAGCTAGAGGGCAAAGAGTATCTAATCCTAAAAGTGGAAGATCTACTCGGAACCATCGAGTGA
- a CDS encoding pyridoxal phosphate-dependent aminotransferase yields MYSHRIESLSESMTIAISTLARELQSKGKDVISLSAGEPDFETPQVIKDEAIKAIEDGFTKYTSVAGIPELLKAIQAKLARDNHLEYETKEILVSNGAKHSLFNIFQAIVEEGDEVIIPSPYWVTYPEVVTYCGGKNIFIETCDASGFKMSAAQLKAALTPKTKALVLTTPSNPTGSVYSRQELEAIAEVLKGTNVWVVSDEMYEKLVYGVEFTSVASISEDMLKRTITVNGLSKSAAMTGWRMGYLATKDKKLIKLMDNLQSQCTSNICSITQKASIPGLDGRIDPEVEKMRQEFERRRNFAVDALNAIKGLSVIKPEGAFYLFVNTKALELDSMQFCKDLLEEEGVAVVPGIGFGMEGYFRLSFATSMEKIEEGIKRIARFCEKRERA; encoded by the coding sequence ATGTATTCCCACCGAATCGAGTCTTTGTCAGAATCTATGACTATTGCTATCAGCACGCTAGCCAGAGAGCTTCAGAGCAAAGGGAAGGATGTAATCTCTCTTTCTGCGGGTGAGCCTGATTTTGAGACACCTCAAGTGATTAAAGACGAGGCAATCAAGGCGATTGAGGATGGCTTCACTAAATACACCTCGGTGGCAGGGATACCTGAGCTTTTGAAGGCGATTCAAGCCAAGCTGGCCAGAGACAATCATCTAGAATATGAAACTAAGGAGATTTTGGTGAGCAATGGAGCCAAGCACTCCCTTTTTAACATCTTTCAGGCCATTGTAGAGGAGGGAGACGAGGTGATTATCCCTTCGCCCTATTGGGTCACCTATCCCGAAGTGGTCACCTATTGCGGTGGAAAAAATATCTTTATTGAGACTTGTGATGCGTCAGGCTTTAAGATGAGTGCTGCCCAACTCAAAGCCGCTCTCACTCCCAAGACTAAGGCGCTGGTTTTGACCACGCCCTCTAACCCTACAGGTTCAGTCTACAGTCGCCAAGAGCTGGAGGCGATTGCTGAGGTGCTCAAAGGAACCAACGTCTGGGTGGTGAGCGATGAGATGTATGAAAAGCTTGTCTATGGGGTGGAATTCACCTCGGTGGCGAGCATCTCTGAGGATATGCTAAAGCGCACCATCACGGTGAATGGCCTGAGCAAATCGGCTGCGATGACAGGCTGGCGCATGGGCTATCTTGCAACCAAAGACAAAAAGCTCATCAAGTTGATGGATAATCTCCAGAGCCAATGCACCTCCAATATCTGTTCTATCACTCAAAAAGCCTCGATTCCTGGCTTGGATGGTCGCATAGATCCAGAGGTGGAAAAGATGCGACAAGAGTTTGAGAGGCGGCGCAATTTCGCCGTGGATGCGCTCAATGCCATCAAAGGGCTCTCAGTCATTAAGCCTGAAGGGGCATTTTATCTCTTTGTGAACACCAAGGCGCTAGAGCTTGATTCGATGCAGTTTTGCAAAGATCTTCTTGAAGAGGAGGGTGTGGCAGTTGTTCCAGGGATTGGCTTTGGGATGGAGGGGTATTTTCGACTCTCCTTTGCCACTAGCATGGAGAAGATAGAAGAGGGAATCAAGCGAATCGCTCGATTCTGTGAGAAGCGAGAGAGGGCTTAG
- the trpS gene encoding tryptophan--tRNA ligase has protein sequence MIKKRVFSGIQPTGNIHLGNYLGAVKNWVDSQDEFDNIFCIVNSHAITIKQDPALLRAKTYELAAVLLACGIDMKKSKLFIQSEVDEHAALAWILDCNIPMGDMSRMTQFKDKSQKNPKNINIGLFNYPALMAADILLYQTDFVPVGEDQKQHLELTRDVAERFNRDYGETFKIPEPMIPKMGARIMGLDDPTKKMSKSEGKPNHGIALLDTPDEILKKFKKATTDSENLVRFNPEQIGIFNLLTIYQIFTGYSQEVIEAEFEGKGYGIFKVAVAEAVIEGLKPIQERYAKLTKEQGYLEEVLSHGASEVRKIAQKTYKEVKERVGLI, from the coding sequence ATGATAAAAAAACGTGTATTTTCTGGTATTCAACCCACAGGCAACATCCATCTAGGCAATTACTTAGGCGCGGTTAAGAATTGGGTCGATTCTCAAGATGAATTTGACAATATCTTCTGCATCGTCAACTCCCATGCCATCACCATCAAGCAAGACCCTGCCCTGCTTAGGGCTAAAACCTACGAGCTTGCCGCCGTTTTGCTAGCCTGTGGAATCGACATGAAAAAATCAAAGCTCTTCATCCAATCTGAAGTGGACGAACACGCCGCTTTAGCGTGGATTTTAGACTGCAATATCCCCATGGGTGATATGAGCCGCATGACTCAATTCAAAGACAAGAGCCAAAAAAATCCCAAAAATATTAACATTGGTCTCTTCAACTACCCCGCCCTCATGGCCGCGGATATCCTCCTCTATCAGACCGATTTTGTTCCCGTGGGGGAAGATCAAAAACAACACCTTGAGCTCACTCGCGATGTCGCTGAGCGATTCAATCGCGACTATGGTGAGACATTCAAAATCCCAGAGCCCATGATCCCCAAAATGGGGGCACGCATCATGGGGCTGGATGATCCCACCAAAAAGATGAGCAAAAGCGAGGGCAAGCCTAATCATGGGATTGCTCTTTTGGACACGCCCGATGAGATTCTCAAGAAGTTCAAAAAAGCGACCACCGATTCGGAGAATCTAGTGCGCTTCAATCCAGAGCAGATAGGAATCTTCAACCTCCTCACGATCTATCAAATCTTCACAGGCTATTCCCAAGAGGTCATCGAAGCTGAGTTTGAAGGCAAAGGCTATGGAATCTTTAAAGTGGCGGTTGCTGAGGCGGTGATCGAAGGATTGAAGCCCATTCAAGAGCGTTACGCAAAGCTCACCAAAGAACAGGGCTATCTAGAGGAGGTTCTCTCCCATGGAGCCAGCGAAGTGAGAAAAATTGCTCAAAAGACCTACAAGGAAGTCAAGGAGCGAGTGGGCTTGATCTAA
- a CDS encoding methyltransferase domain-containing protein — protein MKTASYAQSFSRAAKEYDAYAYLQQTVARELASWIEGMECESILDLGCGTGALWRALRFKPRFFTGVDLSMEMLDLHPQDPAIRLIQSDFNHPSLYEHSYDLIAASSSLQWSRDLAQSFDLIAKSAQNVAFAIFTSESLWEIHDYVDSHSPIPSKERIESLLKERFAGEFELKRYPLSFPSRVAMLSYLKGSGISGGRRLGFAQSKKLIQSAPFERLTFEVLFFVGKPLKADQK, from the coding sequence ATGAAAACCGCTAGCTACGCTCAATCCTTTTCTAGGGCCGCCAAAGAGTATGACGCCTACGCTTATCTTCAGCAGACTGTTGCCCGCGAATTGGCGAGCTGGATCGAAGGCATGGAGTGCGAAAGCATCCTTGATCTTGGATGTGGAACCGGAGCCCTTTGGAGGGCTCTGCGCTTCAAGCCCCGATTCTTCACAGGGGTCGATCTCTCCATGGAGATGCTTGATCTGCACCCTCAAGACCCTGCGATTCGACTCATCCAAAGTGACTTTAATCACCCCTCGCTCTATGAGCACTCCTATGATCTTATCGCCGCTTCCTCCTCTTTGCAGTGGTCAAGAGACTTGGCGCAATCCTTTGATTTGATCGCCAAAAGCGCTCAAAACGTGGCTTTTGCCATCTTCACTTCAGAGAGCCTATGGGAGATTCACGACTATGTGGATTCTCACTCGCCCATCCCCTCTAAAGAGCGAATCGAATCGCTTCTTAAAGAGCGATTCGCAGGAGAGTTTGAGCTCAAGCGCTACCCTCTCTCTTTTCCCTCAAGAGTCGCGATGCTCTCCTATCTCAAAGGAAGTGGAATCTCTGGAGGCAGACGGCTTGGCTTTGCCCAAAGCAAGAAACTCATCCAAAGCGCTCCTTTTGAGCGTCTCACCTTTGAAGTGCTCTTTTTTGTTGGAAAACCCCTAAAGGCAGATCAAAAATGA
- the secG gene encoding preprotein translocase subunit SecG: protein MSGILLITQFVFAALIAVVVLLQKSSSIGLGAYSGSNESLFGAKGPAGFLAKATFVLGFVFVINTIALGYFYSQESTRSVIDKVDTKTLVPSSAPAAPLDN from the coding sequence ATGAGTGGAATTTTATTAATAACCCAATTCGTTTTTGCTGCGCTGATTGCCGTGGTGGTGCTTCTCCAGAAGAGCTCCAGTATTGGACTTGGAGCCTATAGTGGGAGCAATGAATCGCTCTTTGGAGCCAAAGGACCCGCGGGATTCTTGGCGAAGGCTACTTTTGTTTTGGGTTTTGTTTTTGTGATCAACACTATCGCCCTTGGATATTTCTACTCCCAAGAGAGCACTCGCTCGGTGATTGATAAGGTTGACACTAAGACTTTAGTTCCCTCTTCTGCGCCTGCTGCGCCTCTAGACAACTAA